A genomic segment from Nocardiopsis sp. Huas11 encodes:
- a CDS encoding FAD-dependent oxidoreductase produces the protein MELTVVGGGLAGLTAAIAGAEKGAHVTLFEAHTTLGGRARSTPGPYVVNEGPHVLYSDSAPFAWLAERGLFPRLRRVSPRALAGTRVRHRGRVGAPPLGLLAAAARRGLRAPHDVDFATWAAGRFGPETAGAAANMMGVAVFDHDPGRLSAAFVWDRFRRVTSPRWPSPRYPVGGWSALVEHMAARARERGVRIETGTRVDTLPNTPVVVATSLASARALLGDDSLTWEGGHSLLVDVGLRRGRDPFLVLDADQCGFLERQSLVDPTLAPAGESVVQAHMPVRPGESRAAVTERLEDLLDDSLPDWRDRLTWRRDQVARDRTGAIDLPGRTWRDRPAVDRGDGVYLAGDGVAAPGLLSEVSVTSAVAAAHAAVGSARAVMR, from the coding sequence ATGGAACTCACCGTTGTGGGCGGTGGCCTCGCGGGACTGACCGCGGCCATCGCCGGCGCCGAGAAGGGCGCACACGTCACACTGTTCGAAGCCCACACGACCCTGGGCGGGCGGGCACGGTCCACCCCCGGGCCCTACGTCGTCAACGAGGGACCGCACGTGCTGTACAGCGACAGCGCTCCCTTCGCCTGGCTGGCGGAGCGCGGTCTGTTCCCCCGGCTGCGCCGCGTATCGCCGCGGGCCCTGGCGGGTACGCGGGTCCGGCACCGCGGCCGGGTGGGCGCCCCGCCGCTCGGGCTCCTGGCGGCCGCGGCCCGCCGGGGTCTGCGCGCCCCGCACGACGTGGACTTCGCCACGTGGGCCGCCGGCCGGTTCGGCCCGGAGACGGCCGGCGCCGCCGCGAACATGATGGGCGTGGCCGTGTTCGACCACGACCCGGGGCGGCTGTCGGCCGCGTTCGTCTGGGACCGGTTCCGGCGCGTGACCTCGCCCCGCTGGCCCTCGCCCCGGTACCCGGTCGGCGGCTGGTCGGCCCTGGTGGAGCACATGGCCGCGCGCGCCCGCGAGAGGGGAGTGCGGATCGAGACGGGCACCCGGGTGGACACCCTGCCGAACACCCCCGTGGTCGTGGCGACCTCCCTGGCCTCGGCCCGCGCCCTGCTGGGCGACGACTCGCTGACCTGGGAGGGCGGCCACTCGCTCCTGGTCGACGTGGGGCTGCGCCGGGGGCGGGACCCGTTCCTGGTGCTGGACGCCGACCAGTGCGGGTTCCTGGAGCGCCAGTCCCTGGTGGACCCGACGCTGGCCCCGGCCGGCGAGTCGGTGGTCCAGGCGCACATGCCGGTGCGGCCGGGAGAGTCGCGGGCGGCGGTCACCGAGCGGCTGGAGGACCTGCTGGACGACTCCCTGCCGGACTGGCGCGACCGGTTGACCTGGCGCCGCGACCAGGTGGCCCGGGACCGCACGGGCGCGATCGACCTGCCGGGCCGCACGTGGCGGGACCGCCCCGCGGTCGACCGGGGCGACGGGGTGTACCTGGCCGGGGACGGCGTGGCCGCGCCGGGCCTGTTGTCGGAGGTGTCGGTCACCAGCGCGGTGGCCGCCGCCCACGCGGCCGTGGGCAGCGCCCGGGCGGTCATGCGCTGA
- the sigJ gene encoding RNA polymerase sigma factor SigJ, producing MTTDVFVEHRSALTGVAYRVLGTASDAEDVVQEAWLRWSRVDHATVDDPRAYLVTVVSRIAVDRLRSARARRESYVGEWLPEPVSALPDGSERAEIADSVEFALLVVLETLSPLERAVFVLREAFQFPYAEIAEIIGREEAATRQLARRARDHVEERRPRFEADPATRRRITERFLAACLEGDLDGITGLLAEDATLVGDGGGRAKAPLRTLHGWSKVGRFLAAVTQPANSRRFLDSIGVDSMADLWSGIVEINGGPAAVIASGDLVLTVIILDIADDRVRNVYMIVNPEKMSRVRLPLSS from the coding sequence ATGACGACCGATGTCTTCGTAGAGCACCGCTCCGCCCTCACCGGCGTCGCCTACCGCGTCCTCGGCACCGCTTCCGATGCCGAGGACGTCGTGCAGGAGGCCTGGCTGCGCTGGTCCAGGGTCGACCACGCGACCGTCGACGACCCCCGCGCCTACCTCGTCACGGTGGTGTCCCGGATCGCCGTCGACCGGCTGCGCTCCGCCCGCGCACGGCGCGAGTCCTATGTCGGCGAGTGGCTCCCCGAACCCGTGAGCGCCCTCCCCGACGGCTCCGAGCGGGCCGAGATCGCCGACTCCGTCGAGTTCGCGCTCCTGGTGGTCCTGGAGACGCTCAGCCCGCTGGAGCGCGCGGTGTTCGTGCTCCGCGAGGCCTTCCAGTTCCCCTACGCGGAGATCGCCGAGATCATCGGCCGCGAGGAGGCCGCCACGCGTCAACTGGCCCGTCGGGCCCGTGACCACGTCGAGGAGCGCCGCCCCCGGTTCGAGGCCGACCCGGCCACCCGGCGCCGGATCACCGAACGCTTCCTCGCCGCCTGTCTGGAGGGCGACCTGGACGGGATCACGGGGCTCCTCGCCGAGGACGCGACCCTGGTCGGCGACGGCGGCGGACGGGCCAAGGCCCCGCTGCGCACCCTGCACGGCTGGTCCAAGGTCGGACGGTTCCTCGCCGCGGTCACCCAGCCGGCCAACAGCCGGCGCTTCCTCGACTCGATCGGGGTCGACTCGATGGCGGACCTGTGGAGCGGAATCGTCGAGATCAACGGCGGCCCCGCCGCGGTCATCGCGTCCGGCGACCTGGTGCTGACGGTGATCATCCTGGACATCGCCGACGACCGGGTCCGGAACGTCTACATGATCGTCAATCCCGAGAAGATGTCACGCGTGCGCCTGCCCCTCTCGTCCTAG